Genomic window (Fibrobacter sp.):
ATTGTCGATATTGAAAGCGACAGAATAAACCATAAGCTTTTTCTTCTTCCACATGGATTCATTTCTGTTCCTGCAGCCTGGACTCTTGCAGTGCTTTGCGCGGTTTCGGGGATTGTTATCAGTTTTATTTATGATCCGGCAGTCATTGTTCTTTTTTTTGCGGGGTTATTCATTGGTGTATTGTATAACCTTCCTCCATTTACGTTTAAGAACAGGGCATTGGGCGGTGTCCTTGCAAATGCATTGGGTCATGGAATGCTTACGTTTTTACTGGGCTGGTATATTGCAAAGTGTGGTTCTCAGCTGTCTCCCGCCGATATTCGTATTGGGTTAATTTCCTCCATTTCCCCGGCTCTGGCAAACGGAGCAGTGTTTCTGGCAACAACCATTCCGGATGCATCTGGGGATCGTCTGACCGGAAAGCAGACTTTCTGTGTAAAGTACGGTGAAAAAGTCACTGCAGTGAGTGCTGCATTTCTCTGTTTTTTCGCTTTTTTCTTCTCCTTTTTCATGGAAAATCATTTCTGGGTGATGGCACTCCCTTCATCGATCAGCCTTTGCTTTTTTCTGTTTTTTGCGATCTCCACCAGAAAAGAAATTGCTTTCAGGGCTTTTAAATGGCCTGTTTTTCTCTTGTCTGCTGCAGTAGCTTTGTATGTTCCTGAATATGGCCTGCTTATTATTCTCACTTTTATCGGCAGCAGACTCTATTATAAATGGCGCTTCGGGATAGATTATCCCACTTTCAAATCGAAATGAAGGCAAAATTACTTATTCTCATTGATCTGTTTTTTGTCACCCGCCCTCTTCTTCTGGTTCCGGTATGGGGATTTGCTGTTTTTGGTTACTGGCGTTTTAAAGGGTTTACTCTGACTGATCTTCCCCGCGTCTGGTCCCTGATTCAATACCAGGAACTGCTGTGGGTGGCAGTTTTTTCCCTGTCGGTTGCGGTTGTTTACGTTTTAAACCAGGTTGCAGATATCGATGTTGACAGGAAAAACAGCGGTAAACCACTGATCGCCTCAGGTGTTGTTTCACTGAAATCAGCCCTGGTAACCTCTGTGTTTTTGTCAATTGTATCCATATTTTTACCTCTGCTGTTCTCAAAACCCGTTATCTCAATACTTTCCATTTTAACAATAATAATCGGGGTAGTTTACTCTTTTAAGCCGTTTTATTTTTCCGGAAGGCCGTTTTTTGATTTTCTCTCCAATGCAACCGGGTATGGAGTAATAGCTTTCGGTGCTGGATGGTCGATTGCCGGAGGAGATTTTTTCTGCCTTGAATTTTTCAGAGCATCTCTCCCCTACTTTCTTCTGATGTCTGCAGGGTCTATCAGTTCAACCATGCCTGACAGACCAGGCGATTTGGAAAGCAGCAAAAACACTACAGCAGTGGTGTTTGGTAATTTCAGGGCTCATCTTCTGGCTCTTTTATTTCTTCTGGGATCATGTATCGTTGCAATCATTGATTCAGATATAATTGTGATTCTATGTTTCGCGGGCAGTTTCCCGTTTTATCTGGGGTACATATTTAAGCCAGATCAGTTCTGGACTGAGTCCACCTACAAGGCAGGCGGTGCTTTGTGTATGGTATGTGCGGGGATACTGGCACCAGCTATGATTCCGG
Coding sequences:
- a CDS encoding UbiA family prenyltransferase — encoded protein: MRISFKSILDGFFLLRIPLLAPVWTILILGWITGNESASIGGGWLQGDILKWHWLSLIGFSLIVASIYVVNQIVDIESDRINHKLFLLPHGFISVPAAWTLAVLCAVSGIVISFIYDPAVIVLFFAGLFIGVLYNLPPFTFKNRALGGVLANALGHGMLTFLLGWYIAKCGSQLSPADIRIGLISSISPALANGAVFLATTIPDASGDRLTGKQTFCVKYGEKVTAVSAAFLCFFAFFFSFFMENHFWVMALPSSISLCFFLFFAISTRKEIAFRAFKWPVFLLSAAVALYVPEYGLLIILTFIGSRLYYKWRFGIDYPTFKSK
- a CDS encoding UbiA family prenyltransferase, encoding MKAKLLILIDLFFVTRPLLLVPVWGFAVFGYWRFKGFTLTDLPRVWSLIQYQELLWVAVFSLSVAVVYVLNQVADIDVDRKNSGKPLIASGVVSLKSALVTSVFLSIVSIFLPLLFSKPVISILSILTIIIGVVYSFKPFYFSGRPFFDFLSNATGYGVIAFGAGWSIAGGDFFCLEFFRASLPYFLLMSAGSISSTMPDRPGDLESSKNTTAVVFGNFRAHLLALLFLLGSCIVAIIDSDIIVILCFAGSFPFYLGYIFKPDQFWTESTYKAGGALCMVCAGILAPAMIPAAMVVFFLTWLYFRIRHGVSYPALVPGDS